CCTCGTCGGGGGACAGCCCCTCTTCGAGGACGACGATCTTGCCGTCGCGGACGCCGTCGAGGATGTTCCTGATCTTCTCCATGGAGGTCAGTCCGTCCATCTGTTCGCCGCTGATCAGGTCGATCTGCACGCCGTCCTGTGGTTTTGCTTCAGCCATCCACGATCACCCGAAGTACTCCGCGATCTTGTCGTACACTTCGTCCATGTTGTCTCCTTCCAGGGCCGACAGCGGAATCGTCTCGTGTTGTGGGAACGCGTTGCGGATCCGCTGGACCGACGACTCTTCGAGGTCCGTCTTGTTCGCCAGAATCAGGACCGGCAGGTCCTGACTCTCGATGATCCCGATCAGCATGGTGTTGACCTGTGTGAACGGATCCGTCGAGGAGTCGAGCACGTAGATGACGCCGTCGACGTCCTCGCGGAGCCAGTGCATCGCCTCTGCGACCCCCTCGGTCGCCTCGCGTGAGCGGCGCACGGCGTCGTCTTTCTCCATGTCGTGATCGAGGAACTCCTCGTAGTCGACTTTCGTCGTCACGCCCGGCGTGTCGACGATGTCGATGTTGACCGTCGCGCCGTTGCGCTCGATCTCGATGTCCTCTTTCCGGCGCGCGCGCCTCGTTTCGTGTGGAATGTGACTCTCCGGGCCGACGGCGTCACCGGTCCAGTCACGGGCGATTCGGTTGGCCAGGGTCGTCTTCCCAGCGTTCGGCGGGCCGTAGATACCGATACGCTTGGGGTTCTCTTCCGAGAACAGCGTCGATGCCGCGCGTGAAATACTGTCTTTGAGATCTGTGAGCAGTCCCATCCTCGTTCCTCCCGCCCGAACGTCCGTATTCGGGGGCTTGAGCGTAGTAGAAAGTCGAATTCACTTAAGGCTACGTCAGACAACCATACCCGAATTGATAGTACGCCGAAAGATACGGCGACAAAATCTATCGAGAAAACGCGACGGGGACGAGATGAGTGAGTGGCGAGACGGTACGCCAGCCTGACGAGAGTGTGGTG
Above is a genomic segment from Halomicrobium sp. LC1Hm containing:
- a CDS encoding Era-like GTP-binding protein — its product is MGLLTDLKDSISRAASTLFSEENPKRIGIYGPPNAGKTTLANRIARDWTGDAVGPESHIPHETRRARRKEDIEIERNGATVNIDIVDTPGVTTKVDYEEFLDHDMEKDDAVRRSREATEGVAEAMHWLREDVDGVIYVLDSSTDPFTQVNTMLIGIIESQDLPVLILANKTDLEESSVQRIRNAFPQHETIPLSALEGDNMDEVYDKIAEYFG